In a single window of the Salvelinus namaycush isolate Seneca chromosome 6, SaNama_1.0, whole genome shotgun sequence genome:
- the LOC120049169 gene encoding fish-egg lectin-like, whose protein sequence is MRATAAVLLVLCLLVISHAWNCQTVVDVKNLMQIDAGLGQVVATDTSQIPYYLVGDKCIPLPGSLKHITVGPAGIWGVNKADSIHKCVAGNWVQAAGLLKQLDAGGEQFIVGANMADTPFCLTRSATVGYKGPGSPLPWTGLPGAVKYYSCGPFGCWAVNKNDDIYIMSLNLDCQNKGWSQIDGKLSMIEVATDGSVFGVNSEGSVFTRDGITASKPEGTGWSNIPMSMRMGHVTYDLGRLWVISKTGVTMVCTTIASPLHLKAPSA, encoded by the exons ATGAGAGCCACTGCAGCCGTCCTATTGGTCCTTTGTCTCCTGGTCATCAGTCATG CCTGGAACTGTCAGACTGTAGTGGATGTCAAGAATCTGATGCAGATCGATGCAGGACTGGGGCAAGTGGTTGCTACGGACACAAGTCAAATCCCCTACTATCTGGTAGGTGATAAATGTATCCCCCTGCCTGGTTCCCTGAAGCATATCACTGTAGGACCAGCAGGGATCTGGGGTGTCAACAAGGCAGACTCAATTCACAAGTGTGTGGCCGGTAACTGGGTGCAAGCTGCAG GCCTTCTGAAACAGTTGGATGCTGGAGGTGAACAGTTTATTGTGGGGGCTAACATGGCCGATACTCCATTCTGTTTGACACGTAGTGCCACAGTTGGCTACAAGGGTCCAGGCTCACCCCTTCCATGGACAGGATTGCCAGGAGCTGTGAAGTACTACAGTTGTGGACCCTTTGGGTGCTGGGCAGTCAACAAGAATGATGATATCTACATAATGAGT CTGAATCTAGACTGCCAAAACAAGGGGTGGAGTCAAATTGATGGCAAGCTTTCCATGATTGAAGTGGCAACTGATGGTAGTGTCTTTGGGGTCAACTCTGAGGGTAGTGTTTTTACCAG AGACGGCATCACAGCCAGTAAACCAGAGGGCACCGGATGGAGCAATATCCCAATGTCTATGCGCATGGGCCACGTGACCTACGACCTGGGACGTCTTTGGGTCATCTCCAAGACTGGCGTCACCATGGTGTGCACAACGATAGCCTCTCCTCTGCATCTGAAGGCC CCTTCTGCTTGA
- the LOC120049170 gene encoding fish-egg lectin-like: MRATAAFLLVLCLLTISHAWDCQIVVDIKNLMQIDAGLGQVVATDTSQIPYYLVGDKWIRLPGSLRHITVGPAGIWGVSNGNLMFKYVAGNWVQFATSVKQLDAGGDEFVVVANIDYVPGCLSRSASLGFMGADSPLRGIRLPGAVKYSSCGPFGCWAVNKNDDIYLMSLNQDCKNNGWSHIDGKLSMIEVATDGSVFGVNSAGDVYTRDGITASKPEGTGWSNVPMYMPMKHVTYDLGRLWVISNSGFTMVCTP, encoded by the exons ATGAGAGCCACTGCAGCCTTCCTATTGGTCCTCTGTCTTCTGACCATCAGTCATG CCTGGGACTGTCAGATTGTAGTggatatcaagaatctgatgCAGATCGATGCAGGACTGGGGCAAGTGGTTGCTACGGACACAAGTCAAATCCCCTACTACCTGGTAGGTGATAAATGGATCCGCCTGCCTGGTTCCCTGAGGCATATCACTGTAGGACCAGCAGGGATCTGGGGTGTCAGCAACGGAAACCTCATGTTCAAGTATGTGGCCGGTAACTGGGTTCAATTTGCAA CCAGTGTAAAGCAGCTGGATGCTGGGGGGGACGAGTTTGTTGTGGTGGCCAACATAGACTATGTTCCAGGGTGTCTTTCAAGAAGTGCCTCACTTGGCTTCATGGGTGCTGACTCACCCCTTCGAGGGATAAGGTTGCCAGGAGCTGTGAAGTATTCTAGTTGCGGACCTTTTGGGTGCTGGGCAGTCAACAAGAATGATGATATCTACCTAATGAGT CTGAATCAAGACTGCAAGAACAACGGCTGGAGTCACATTGATGGCAAGCTTTCCATGATTGAGGTGGCAACTGATGGTAGTGTCTTTGGGGTCAACTCTGCGGGTGATGTTTATACCAG AGACGGCATCACAGCCAGTAAACCAGAGGGCACTGGATGGAGCAATGTCCCAATGTACATGCCAATGAAGCACGTGACCTACGATCTGGGCCGTCTTTGGGTCATCTCCAATTCTGGCTTCACCATGGTGTGCACACCTTAG